The genomic segment ATGGTACGTAGAGTATGAAGATAAAAGATCATAACATTTTGAAAAATAAGGGCATTTTTGTTTTATGCCGGATAGAGGGAACAGGATATGCAAAGTATAAAAATAGCACCATCGATTCTTTCTGCTGATTTCACTCGTTTGGGCGAGGAGATAGAGGCCGTCGATAGGGCTGGTGCAGAAGTTATTCATATAGATGTCATGGATGGACATTTCGTGCCTAATATTACCATAGGCCCTCTGGTGGTTGAGGCGGCGCGGCGGGTTACCGATAAGGTTCTTGATGTGCATCTGATGATCAGTGATGCGGATAGGTATGTTGATAGTTTTGTTAAGGCCGGTGCTGACTGGGTGACGGTGCATGTAGAGACCTGTACCCATCTGCATAGAACGGTCAGTCGGATTAAGGAGTTGGGGGCAAAGGCAGGAGCTGTGCTGAACCCTGCAACCTCACTTGCCTCCCTTGACTTTATCCTGGAGGATCTCGATCTTGTCATGCTGATGAGTGTTAATCCCGGGTTTGGCGGTCAGTCTTTTATCCCCTCTACCCTGGAGAAGAGCTGGCAGCTTCATCAACGTATTCAGAGCCTTGGCTTGGAAATTGGCATTGAGATAGATGGTGGTATCAATGCCGCAACCATTGCCGATGCCACCGAAGCCGGGGCAAACATCTTTGTCGCAGGATCAGCCGTTTATGGGAGCTCTGATTACTCAGAGACTATTGCCGAATTGAAGAAATTGGCAGCAGTTGGCCTTACCAAGCGAAGGGAAAAATAGTTTTTGGGGAGAGCGGATGTTTGCAAGTTATAAAAGTATACAGGAGACCTGTGCATTTGAAAAATTATCAGAGCTTGCTCAAAGCCCCTATGATCTAACTCAGCCGGGGGCCCTGCAGGCAGATAATCGTCTGCAGCGATATCAGGTTGCAGGTCAGGCCTTTAAACTCTTCTATGCAACGGAGCAGGTGGATGACAGGGTGCTTGCCGGCCTGCAGGCGGTGGCCGATGAGTGCCAGCTTGTCTCTCAGTACAGGGCAATGCGAACCGGCGCCGTCATGAACAAAATAGATGGATTTGTTAGTGAGAATCGCCGGGTGCTACACACTGCTACCCGTGATCTCTTTTCGGGGGAGCCAGCGGAAGCATCAATGAACTCAAGGGCCAAAAGGGAATTGGAAAAACTCTCTCACTTTCTTGATGCCCTTGATGCCGGTGAGATTGTTAACGAGGCGGGAGAGGCCTTTACTACCATTGTTCAGGTGGGTATAGGTGGCTCTGATTTGGGTCCCCGGGCCGTATATGAGGCCCTGAAATCCTATACTATTGTCGGCAGAAGGGCAGCCTTTATCTCTAATGTTGATCCCGACGATGTCTCCATGGCCCTGGCCGATCTTGACCTTGGCAAAACCATTTTTAATATTGTCTCCAAGAGTGGTTCAACCCTTGAGACGGTGACCAACGAGGCCTTTGTTCGTCGAGCTCTCTTGGAAAATGGTTATGATTCGGCTCGACACTGTATTTCTATCACCGGTGAGGGGTCGCCCATGGATGATCCTGATTCTTATCTGGCCTCCTTTTATCTCTATGATTGTATCGGCGGTCGCTACAGTACCACCTCCATGGTGGGTTGTGTCCTGCTTGGCTTTACCCTCGGTTTTGAGCAGGTAATGGCCTTTTTGCGTGGGGCCGCTAATATGGATAACTCTGCCGATGAGGTTGATATTCTAAAAAATATTCCTCTTCTTATGGCCCTTATAGGGATTTGGAACCGAAATTTCCTCGATCTTTCCAGTTTGGCGATTATTCCCTATTCTCAGGCACTGTATCGTTTTCCTGCTCATTTACAGCAGTGCGATATGGAGAGTAATGGTAAGTCCGTTGACCGGCAGGGGCGGGCTGTGCAGGGGAAGACGGGGCCGATTATTTGGGGAGAGACGGGGAGCAACAGCCAACATGCTTTTTTTCAGCATATCTATCAGGGAACCTCGCCGGTACCCATTGAGTTTATTGGATTTTCTGAGTCGCAACGTGGTAAGGATATAGAGGTGCAGGGCTGCACCTCACAGCAAAAGCTTCTAGCCAATCTCTTTGCCCAGATGGTGGCCCTTGCCTGCGGTAAAAAAGATCAGAATCTCAATAAGTTTTTTGCGGGAAACAGACCAAGTTGTCTGCTCTTTGCAAAAAAGCTCACCCCCTATGTTATGGGAAGCCTGCTTGCCTGCTATGAGGCAAAAATTGTCTTTCAGGGCTTTGCCTGGAATATAAACTCCTTTGATCAGGAGGGTGTGCAGTTGGGTAAGGAGCTTGCCAAGAGATTTTTACGTGAAATCGGGGGTGAAGAAGAGGGTTTTCACGGGATAGAATCTGCTTTTCTTAATGAAGTTCAAAGGGGCGTATAAGTTAGGTTGGCTCGGTGCTTTCTCTAGGTTTTTTGTTGACAAAAAAGAGTGACGCAATTATTCTGCCGCTTTGATTGGCATG from the Desulfotalea psychrophila LSv54 genome contains:
- the rpe gene encoding ribulose-phosphate 3-epimerase; protein product: MQSIKIAPSILSADFTRLGEEIEAVDRAGAEVIHIDVMDGHFVPNITIGPLVVEAARRVTDKVLDVHLMISDADRYVDSFVKAGADWVTVHVETCTHLHRTVSRIKELGAKAGAVLNPATSLASLDFILEDLDLVMLMSVNPGFGGQSFIPSTLEKSWQLHQRIQSLGLEIGIEIDGGINAATIADATEAGANIFVAGSAVYGSSDYSETIAELKKLAAVGLTKRREK
- a CDS encoding glucose-6-phosphate isomerase, whose product is MFASYKSIQETCAFEKLSELAQSPYDLTQPGALQADNRLQRYQVAGQAFKLFYATEQVDDRVLAGLQAVADECQLVSQYRAMRTGAVMNKIDGFVSENRRVLHTATRDLFSGEPAEASMNSRAKRELEKLSHFLDALDAGEIVNEAGEAFTTIVQVGIGGSDLGPRAVYEALKSYTIVGRRAAFISNVDPDDVSMALADLDLGKTIFNIVSKSGSTLETVTNEAFVRRALLENGYDSARHCISITGEGSPMDDPDSYLASFYLYDCIGGRYSTTSMVGCVLLGFTLGFEQVMAFLRGAANMDNSADEVDILKNIPLLMALIGIWNRNFLDLSSLAIIPYSQALYRFPAHLQQCDMESNGKSVDRQGRAVQGKTGPIIWGETGSNSQHAFFQHIYQGTSPVPIEFIGFSESQRGKDIEVQGCTSQQKLLANLFAQMVALACGKKDQNLNKFFAGNRPSCLLFAKKLTPYVMGSLLACYEAKIVFQGFAWNINSFDQEGVQLGKELAKRFLREIGGEEEGFHGIESAFLNEVQRGV